The Oncorhynchus tshawytscha isolate Ot180627B linkage group LG27, Otsh_v2.0, whole genome shotgun sequence genome includes the window agcttgagatTAGAGGTCGaacgattaatcggaatggccgattaattagggccgatttcaagttttcataacaatcggaaattggtatttttgggtaCCGAtttcagattattattatttttaataccttttatttaactaggcaagtcagttaagaacaaatccttattttcaatgattgcctaggaactgtgggttaactgccttgttcaggggcagaacgacagattttcaccttgtcagctcaggggttccaatcttgcaaccgcacagttaactatagtccaacgctctaaccattgcactccacgagtagcctgcctgttacgcgaatgcagtagaaaccaaggtaaattgctagctagcattaaacgtatcttataaaaaataatcaatcataatcactagttataactactaatccagtttagcaggcaatattaaccaggtgaatttgtgtcatttctcttgcgttcattgcacgcagagtcaaggtatatgcaacagtttgggctgcctggctcattgagaactaatttgccagaagtttacgtaattatgacatacattgaaggttgtgcaatgtaacaagaatatttagacttagggatgccacccgttagataaaacacCGAACGGtcctgtatttcactgaaataataaacgttttgttttcgaaatgatagtttccggattcgaccatattaatgaccaaaggctcgtatttctgtgtgttattatgttataattaagtctgatttgatagaacagtctgactgagcagcagcaggcctgtaatcattcattcaaacagcaattttgtgcgttttgccagcagctcttcacaagcacagcgctgtttatgacttcaagcctatcagcctaatggctggtgtcaCCAatatgaaatggctagctagttagctgggtgtgcgctaataccgtttcaatcgtcactcgcttttagatttggagtagttattccccttgcgctgcaagggccgcggcttttgtggagcgatgggtgacgatgcttcgagtgtggctgttgtcgatgtgttcctggttcgagcccaggtaggggcgaagagggggacggaagctatactgttacactggcaatactatagtacctataagaacatccaatagtcaaaggtatatgaaatacaaatggtatagagagaaatagtcctataaatactatattaactacaacctaaaacctcttaccttggaatattgaagtctcatgttaaaaggaaccaccaactttcatatgttctcatgttctgagcaaggaacttaaacgttcacatttttacatgacacatattttacatggcacatattactttcttctccaacactttgtttttgcattatttaaatcaaattgaacatgtttcattatttatttgaggctaaattcattttatttatgttttatattaagttaaaataagtgttaattcagcattgttgtaattgtcattattacaaataaaaaaattgtccggttaatcggtatcggcttttttggacctccaataatcggtatcagctttgaaaaatcataatcggtcgacctctacttgagATCATTTGCACAcgaaaaatcatacaatgatggaaagacctgtgtgttgtccttgttaatgaaGACAGAAaggagctccaacttcttaatcatagcctcaaatttGTCCCGcatattgaatatagttgcagagagtccctgtaatcctagattcaggtcattcaggagagaaaaaacatcacccagacggtcagacaagtgaaaattatggtcagtaaagaaaactttaaactTGTCTCTcaatgcaaaaaaataataacgtgtcaatactttgtcccttgataaccagcgcacttcttctgtatgttgtaaaagcgttacatggtcgctgcccatatcattgcataatgcagaaaataaaaGAGCGTTCAGGGGCCTTGGCAGCAAGAGTGTCTCGGTGGATGCTGctgtgtacccaagtggcgtcggagCAAATGCTTGCAAGCGCTTTACcactccactgtctctctgtcatggcTCTTGCGAcatcagtacagtacaacacatcttgaccaccaaagtccattggatgtcacaaagctgtccagtgctttaaaaatatcctctcatgttgtcctggtttccagtggttttcagaagatgtcttccttaattgaccccccatccCCCATAAACGTGACGGACATATAccattcactggcttgtatgtgaagcagtaattgtttcaaaacatctcctgccatgtcactaatGCGTcgagaaacagtgttgtttgatgaagtcattgtctgtatggttgttttggtattttctcccagcattgtcccagccatatccgaaAGAATTAAGCCCTCCACAATAGTGTGGGGCTTGCCTCTCtcagccactcggtagctcaacATATAAGAGTCTTCTAGACCCTTCTTATTAATGATTTCGgatgcttttatacatgtcttactacatGAAAGTCTTCTTCATTCTCGCTCTAAaaaactcccgtggcttattttCAAACCGTCgtgtttcgtttctaaatgtctgcccaagagtgaaggtttcccgcgagagagtaatggttaatgtgatgttcattatttgactaggctacctgtatttgacattgtgttgttatttcgctgaacactagatggtttcattttatttttgccaGTGAAAACGAGGCTACTCTGGCGagaaaaaaaacctcacccaaatgtataggcCCGTTGGacaatataaatgtactgtttgaaaatgtgaagaacaaaaatatatataccatttaaaaaaaattgtgaatgacatttttatttggcgttcCCGCGGCATTGCGCGTACACCAGCAGTTTGGGAATATCTGGCCTACAGTAGTCTACACAATTATCTAGTCACACCTTCCACGTGGCATTCAATTAAAATGTCCCCATAAAGGTAGGCGATACTACACTACTGTTCTCGCAGCAATAGTACAGAAGTGTGTCAAAGTGTAGGCAGGCTACGCTAGTTTATCGTACTTACTGTCAGTTGCTGGTCTTTTGATTCGCCTGTGTCATTCATGGCCACTGGTGGTTGGAGTATCCTCGATTGTTAGAAAATAGTGGCTAAACTGGACATCGGTCAGACATCCTGCACGACCCCTTTCTACCCACCTGTATGGCTTATCCAATGTCGACAACAACTAGCCTACAAACCTCTACCTTTCCTCAAAATAGTTCTAATTTACTTACGGTTAAATAGACACCTATCGCCAAAAGTGCACTCTTACAAAACAAGTCTGATATAACAGCGTAAAACGAGTAGCCTCCATTCCATTTAATCTATTCTGTTTACAGAAATAATTAGTTCTTTCGCCCATGTCTTTGAAGACATACGAGGATGCGGACGGAGAATGGCAGGTGTCCACTGTTGACTTCCCTTTCCCTTCACTCTCCCCTTCGCTTCTTTTATCTGACGACTCGTGTGTTGTTTGTTTCTGGATACCCCTAGAGATCAGTAGGTAGTTTAAACAGGCAGAGGTGCATAAAGCACTAGAGTAAGCAGCTGTTTCTTCGATTTGCCGCGGCCCAAGGACGACATCTGGTGGATAAATCGATGGCGCATAGAATTGCACTAACATCTCTCCAAATTACGGTGACGCAATTGCTTGCCCTCAATACTAAATAGAACATATAATTTAATATTTTAGTCTGGAAATGAAAGTCTAATATACGTTTATAGAGCTAAATGAAATGACAATTTTCATATTTGTTTTATGCGGAATTGTAACTGATTGAAATGCAGCTAGGCCTACCACACAACCTGATGAGCTGCAGTTCGCAGCCAGGCTCAATGTGGGCGGAGTCAAACCTCGGGGCCAGCCTACATGTGGGCGGTGTCAAACGTATTTAACCCGAACCCTTCCCGTCTCCTTCAAGGTCAAAAAAGTTCAGGTAAACTTCGAAGGTATCAACATCAACAAAAGCGAATGTAAATCGAACCTAACCTacatgaataaaaatataaacaatgGAAGAGAGACTGTCATTATGCATAATGTACTTTGTAATATTCATGTTATACCAGTGCAGTGGCATATTTTTATATGACCTACTACCACCAATGTTAGCATTGCGTTAATTTAGCACCCATTTGCACGTGAGCTATCTAATTGCTCACAATGAGGGAATTTTATTTGGACAAATTTGCCTACTTGAGCAGTAAGCCTAGGTTTACATGTACAGTTATGTAATCAATTTGATCATTGATTTTCTGTTTTTCAATGTATGCCTTGTTTTTGTCTGCTGTGTTAATTGTTTCaattgtgttaatgttgtttagTAAAGTTGACATAGAAGTCACCCGACTCGCTGATCTATTTACTGGAGCTAGTATAACTTAATGTACAAAGCACATTCAGCTTGCCAGTATTTCTATATGGTATAGTCTGTCTCCATTCTCATGAGGAAAGTAAATGGCATTATAAATCAGGATAGGTAGTAACTGTATATATATGCTCAATGAAATAATATTACAAAGTTATAACATTTATCAACCCAATTTGAACAGTACATGAAACATAAGAAGTCTGTTGTTCACTGCAAAAATATCAGTAGCTTGTCCTGAAGCAAAGTGTTACAACACATCTGCTGGTACCACTTTATATAATATTTCTAATGAAATACGTTTGTATTCAGTGTGACTGTCAAACCTCAGATGGGCAGCACAAAAAAAATAGTCAGGGTAAAACATGGGCGGGGTCAAACGTTTGACTCCGCCCACAATGAGCCCAGCCCAAATTGCACACTGCAGTCAGGGGTACTTGGGTGAAACTGCATACCAACCAAAAGCATCACCATCCCAAATCTGGAATGGTAATGGTCCATCTATAGGTCCTTTCCCTCTATCCTCAACAAGGTCTTCAATGTCACACTGCACTCACTTTGAATGAGTCACTGTTATAATTAATGAGTCAGACTGTGCAGCCTGTACTGTGCTCTTGAAATTGCACACAAATAACTACAATCCAAGACTCTGACATTCATTGAGGCTTGGCATATGACTAATTTCATACAATGTGCCCCCCGTCTTCATGATTTCTACAAAGGAAACAAATGTCAAAATCCCAAGACACAGCAAAATACATTTCCTTTAATCAATGAAGAAAACCCTAATAATGATTTATAAATAACAATAATTAAACAGGACCTCAATCCTGTTAATGAGTTCTGCATGACTCACTGAGAAATTCTATTTCTCTGTTAATAAAAAATACCTTGCTGTTTTTATTCGATTGATTCAAGATTACATTTCAAACAGCATGTGGAACATGGTGTTGTTAAGGTGTTCTGTCTCAGACTTCTTTCTCTTCACACACGTCTTTCTCCTGAGAGGGGCGACACAATGATATTACAGCATCAGTTTGAGCACAGAATCTACTGTATGTATCTGTAAGTAATTGACAATTACATTAGAAGTATACATAGCTTTTTACAGTCAcggaaaggtaaaaaaaataccaACAATCTATTTAATTCATTCCTATTTTCTTATTATAAAATATTTCCATCATTACTGGGGGAAAAACATTGCATTTGGATATTTACAGTCAGATTTACAAGGTTGAGTTCTTTCTCTAGACGAGCTAACAGTAGCTTTTATAGTCCCCAATCTTAATGGGGCACTGGACCAAAATAAGGGGCAATTTGTTACCCTTGGACAAAGAGGTGCAGCTACGTTTGACAGGTAACTATCAGTGGTGATGTTATATAGGCAGGAGGAGATCAGCAATGACTTCAgtcaaaaaataaacattttgatttTACTCAATTGTCAACTGTGTCATACGGctatagattttaaacaaaatcCGGACCTCCTCACCAGCCCCCTCTAAGTGTATACACCCTTGACAACGTATATCAAACAGGAACTTTAACTCTTTGATATAACTTGTCACTCTGACATGAGCCTCTCCAGCTAGTGTCCTGAAGTTCTCAAACATCTTCACGGGAGGGAGTTCAATTATGGCCTGCACTGCAGGCAAGAAAACCTGCCTTCTAGATACAGTTGAATTACTATCACAGCAGGGAGCGACATATTGACAAACCCATGTAGTTATACTTCATCCACACATGATCAACTATAAGATCATCAGAGCCGCCATGGCGCACAGAACATAGTGTCTAAGTTCATGCTGTATATAGGCCACCTCATGTTAATGTATTGCCAGATGAATGCCATTACAGGCTGGTGATGTTTGTTATGCTACTGAAATAGCCAACTAATTCAGTCAtaagatataaactcagcaaaaaaagaaatgtcctctcactgtcaactgcatttattttcagcaaacttaacatgttatgttcgtacaaatatttacacaagattcaacaactgagacataagctgaacaagttccacagacatgtgactaacataaatggaataatgtgtccctgaacaaagggggggtcaaaatcaaaagtaacagtcagtatctggtgtggccaccagctgcattaagtactgcaatgcatctcctcctcatggactgcaccagacttgccagttcttgctgtgagatgttaccccactcttccaccaaggcatctgcaagttcccggacatttctggggggaatggccctaaccctcaccctccgatccaacaggtcccagaagtactccatgggattgagatccgggctcttcactagcaatagcagaacactgacattcctgtctttcaggaaatcacgcacagaacgagcagtatggctggtggcattgtcatgctggagggtcatgtcagcatgagcctgcaggaagggtaccacatgagggaggaggatgtcttccctgtaacgcacagcgttgaaattgcgtgcaatgacaacaagctcagtcagatGATGCTCTGACACACTGCcgcagaccatgacggaccctccacctccaaatcgatcccgctccagagtacaggcctcagtgcaaggctcattccttcgacgataaatgcgaatccgaccatcacccctggtgagacaaaaccgagaCTCGtcggtgaagagcactttttgccagtcctgtctggtccagcgacggtgggtgtTGTGCCCAtcggcgacgttgttgccggtgatgttgtaaggcaggtcctcaccagacaagcctacaagccctaagtccagcctctctcagcctattacgaacagtctgagcactgatggagggattgtgcgttcctggtgtaactcgggcagttgttgttgccattctgtacctgtcccgcaggtgtaatgttcagatgtaccgatcctgtgcaggtgttgttacacggtctgccactgcaaggaagAGCAGCTGTCCATCCGGtatccctgtagcgctgtcttaggcgtctcacagtacggacattgcaaattattgccctggccagatctgcagtcctcatgcctccttgcagcatgcctaaggcacgttcacgcagatgagctgggcaattttcttttggtgtttttcagagtcaatagaaagacctctttagtgtcctacgttttcataactgtgaccttaattgcctaacatctgtaagctgttagtgtcttaacgactgttccacaggtgcatgttcattaattgtttatggttcattgaacaagcataggaaacagtgtttaaaccctttacaatgaaggtctgtaaagtttttttgacgatttttatgaattatctttgaaagacagggtcctgaaaaagggacgtttctttttttgctgagtttataaacaGATTAATaaaaacccactgggcacaaactggttgaatcaacattgctTCACATTATTTCAACAACAAATCAATGGATGaagttgaatcaacgtggaaaactgattggattagtAAAAAGTTATCAACCTGAAGGAAGTtcagaatgttatttttcttTTCACTCAATCCCTTCTAACCTTTTTTTCTTGCTCCTTAGCTCTCTTCTTCAGCTCAGCTTCTACTATCTCATAGAACTCTGCCTCCGTGCGAGTTGCTAGCTCCTCAACGCTCTCTTCTCCGTCTCCCTCCTTGGTGTCCTCGTCCTTGCTCTGCTCTGAGCGGCTGCGCTCCTTCAGACGCATCTCACGGTGGCGCGCCTCCAAGATCTTCTCCCGTTTGGTCTCCCGCTCAAACATCTGACCAAAGACACACAGAGTCAATCCAATAGTATAGATAGGTGAGGAGAGAAAAGTAGAATAAAGCTGGGCAGGGGTAgtctgttcccagatctgtttgtgttgtctggCCAACTCATATGGTCAATGTCACACCAcaatgatctgggaccaggctagggcaGAGATGGATGTTCTGAGGTAGAGGGTGTCTCTCACCGCAGTGGCTAGGGCCTTCTCGTTCCTCTGGAGGGTACACAGCCCTGGGGAGATTTCCAGCAGGGTGGCAGTGCCCAGCTGAGAGCCACAGGCCAGGAAGCGCCCATTATCCTGCACCCGCAGGCTGTACAGAGCCTCATCACACACCTAGAATACAATAGAACTTCATTGTCTATCCGATGGCGGACATTTTCTTTGGTATGACCATACAAGAATTCTACCAACGATAACAacccaacacaacagaacagggtTTCCCAGGGTCATTTAGGCCTGGCAGGTGTTGAGTGATGGCTGGACAAAGTGTTTTCAGAATACAGGTGTTTCAAGGGACATACTTTTAGACTGAGGGTGGGGTCGTTCTGTTTGAAGAGGAAGTCCCAAACGTCTAGCGTCCCGTCCATTTTGACGGTGAAGAACACAGAGGGTCGTACTGGACTCCAGCAGCCATCTGACAGATAGGCCATATGGTATCTATGGCAACCAACAGGGGTCATTTTACAATAGGTCAATATTACAGGAGGCGAGTTGTATGCCAAATCACTGCTTATGTGTATTAGAACCTAAAGAGTGCTATGAATCGATCTGTGAAGTAGCTTTATCATCTGCTTTATGTTTCAGATGGACCCTTTACTTTGTCCACATGATGGACGACTCCTTGATGTCTTCGGACCAGATGCGGGCTGTCCAATCGGCTACGGTCAGGAAGTTCTTGGGGAAAAAAGGGTTCCTTTGCAGGGCGTAGATTGGGCCGTGATGACCGCTGTACGTACACACTATCTTCTCTGCCGGAGTCTTGGCCTTGCGGTTACAGGAGACCACCAGCCCTTGCTCTGTCCCTACCATAAACTTTGTGGGCTGAATAAGAAGAGAAAACATCATGTTCAATTGTAGGTCTTACTTTTGTACAAATAAATAATATACTGGATCTCCTACTCCAGGTTATACAAGAATATGTTAGGCTGATCCATACTCCTAATTCATCAACAGTGAAACAACAAAGGGATAGTCCAGTCTAGAGATCCTCCTCACCATAGTGGTCTCAAACTCCAGTGAGATTGCCCCCAAGGCATTGTCCAGGTTGCCCTTTTTGTTGGGGTCCAGTACCAGCCTCTCTGTGGGCTCACTCATCTTACGGATGTCCCACCACAGCACCTTATAGACAGAGAACAGGGGTCAACTCAGTCTACTTGCCTTCAATAGACGTATTATTACATAACTTCTGGGTACGGCCAAATGGTAGTTTAAGGTCAGAGAAAGTGTACCCATCCCAGACCAAGAGTATCAGACTTCACTGCCCATGAGCATTTTGTGCTTCTCTGACCTATTGTGCCTGCTGGGCTTGAGAAAGGTTAAGGTGACAAAGgcctttaatcaaatcaaatcattatTGCTTAATTTGTAGGTCTGGCTCACCTGGCCGTCCGTAGATGCAGAGAAGGTATCGGTTCCTGTCTTTGACTGCAACCAGATGACTTTGTAGACAGGGTCTCTGTGGCTGTGCTCTATTGTGGACATTTCCACCGGCTGGCTCCCCTTGCGAGTGTCCCAATAAGCTGCTCAGACAAAGACATTATACTTAGTgtacattcacaaacacacatgaaagcgggcgtgcacacacacacaagagttgGTGGTCCATTTCatttcaggaagtacactgaaatccCAATTCTCTTCAATTAGGAACATTTGGCAtaggaatttggtttactttccgaattgactggaatttaaatggaattgaaccCAAATCTTACACAGGCACATATAACACACAACTTAATTTCTGAATTTCATATTGAGCTGTCAAAGCCTGAACAATATCCTGAGGCAATATACTTCAATGTGTAAATAAGGGagcatccacacaaacacacccagacTTACATAACTCAAAGCATTATGACATttccaatagaaaaaaaatgAATATTAACTTTAAACAGTACGATCCTGGGGTAAATGGGACAAACAGAAAAGAAAAAGGATGAAAGACAGTCAGAGTAAGATGATGGCCTGACCATACCCCCAATGTTCTGTACAGCTACCGAGCTGACAGGAACCATGACACTCTCTGGAGAATAAAAGGAGAGAACATTGTGCTGTTGAAGGACGCACCGATCTGGCCATTGTAGCTGCCTCCGACCAGGATGTGAGAGTCTTTGGGGTTGTACTCCAGACAGACCAGTAGAGAAACCGGTTTCAGGGTCATCTCTGGCTTATTGGGATTCTCTGAAGAGGCAACAGACGGGATTCAATTGATTACTAGACATCGTAGTCTACATTGATTTTCTGAACAACCAATTAGGGCGGAAAATGTGTTAGTCTCACTGTGACAGCTATTGCAATGATAGTCACTCTGTTAGAAAGAAAAATATCAAATGAAATATATAGATTTACGCAGAAAAGTGTTCCTTTTTCTTCATTCTCCCTGATAgtcaccagttgaagtatcctggggtaaggaatgTTTTTGGGATAAATTAAAAACAGATGTTGAGTCTAATagctaaaataaaaataaaaacaggaagTATTACACCTACCAATGTCCCATATATATGAGTCATAGCTCATGTCTGGAGAGATGTTCTGGAACCCTAGTGAAGAGTAGGCCACAGCCAGTTTACAGCTGCCATCGGGATGCCAGGACAGACAGGTGGCAGTGCGCTTTATCTCGTTCGGGTCTCTGGAAGATCAAAACACAACAGCGATGTAAAACCACTTAAAGTAGTGGGGACCCCTATTTTTTCAGCCAGAATTTCTGGGGACCCCATTTCTTTCATAAGAATTTCTAGCGaccccaccccaaatctaatgagaCAACCTTAAAATCTGTACATTTCTATTTTTACATTAACAAATAACTTTCAATTCAGTATATTttcaaaatgaaaagaaaacaaatacatttaactaaaaacatatgtacagtgcattcagaaagtattcaggccccttgactttttccacattgttacattacagccttattctaaactggattttatcattaatctacacaaaatacctcaTAATGATGAAGAAATAACAGATTTTTACAAATCTTTCCAAATTCATGTCAAATAAAAAAcggtaaatatcacatttgcgtaagtattcaggccctttactcagtaccttgttgaagcaccttttgcagcgattacagcctcaagtcttcttgggtatgacgctacaagcttggcacatctgtatttggggagtttctcccaatcttctctgcagatcctctcaagctctgtcagatcggatggggagtgtcgctgcacagctatttccagatCTCTTCAGTGATGTTCGATGTGGttccaagtccgggctctggctgagccactcaagcacattcatagacttgtccggaagccactcctgctttgtgtacttaaggtcattgtcctgttggaaggtgaaccttagtcccagtctgaggtgctgagtgctctggagcaggttttcatcaaggatctctctgtactttgctctgttcatcttgccctcaatccttactagtctcccagttcctgccgctgaaaaacatccccacagcaagatgcggccaccaccatgcttcaccgtagggaaggtgccaggtttcctaaagacgtgacgcttggcattcagtccagagttcaatcttggtttcatcagaccagagaatcttctttctcatggactgagagtcatttaggtgccaaaatgcgctgtcatgtgccttttactgaagagtggcttctgtctggcaactctaccataaaggcctgattggtggagtggtgcTGTAGAGACAGTTAtcctctggaaggttctccaatctccacagaggaactctggagctggagctctgtcagagtgacaatcaggttcttggtcacatccctgaccaaggcccttctcccccgattgctcagtttggccaggcagccagctctaggaagagttggtggttccaaacttcttccatttaagaatgatggaggaccctgtgttcttggggatcttcaatgctgcagacatttgttggtacagttctccagatctgtgccttgacacaatcctgtcttgtagctctacggacaattccttcaacctcatggcttggtttttgctctgacgtgctctgtcaactgtgggaccttatatagacaggtgtgtgactttccaaatcatatccaatcaattgaatttaccacaggtggactccaatcaagttgtaaaagagctcaaggatgataaatggaaacaggatgcacctgagctcaatttcgagtctcatagcaaagggtctgaatacttatgtaaataaggtattgttttttatttttaatacatttgcaaacatttctaaaagcccGTTTATCCTTTGTCATGGgctactgtgtgtagattgagggggaaaacaatgtaataaattttagaataagactaacgtgacaaattgtggaaaaggtctgaatactttccgaatgcactgtattagaggacgaccgattatgatttttcaacgccgataccaataccgattattggaggaccccaaaaaaaacgatatttataataatatttattattattattttttgtaataatgacaattacaacagtactgaatgaacacttattttaacttaatataatacatcaataaaatcaatttagcctcaaataaataatgaaacatgttcaatttggtttaaataatgcaaaaacaaagtgttggagaagaaagtaaaagtgcaatatgtgccatgtaagaaagctaacgtttaaattccttgctcagaacatgagaccatatgaaagctggtggttccttttaacatgagtcttcaatatttccaggtaagaggttttaggttttagttattataggaattataggactatttctctctaccatttttatttcatatacctttgactattgaatgttcttataggcactttagtattgtcagtgtaacagtatagcttccgtccctctcctcgctcctacctgggctcgaa containing:
- the dnai2b gene encoding dynein axonemal intermediate chain 2, which encodes MEIVHVYTKKRNEFGRQCNFSDRPAELHVDILPDPSLASNFIERDPCDIPIQCTQEMSEHEVNTERFESDTRGINHVEGGWPKDVNPQEMEQTIRFRKKVEKDEHYFSTIMQLGSNMEHCIKQNNAINIYQEYFEEEEVVEESEEQPSAKTINVFRDPNEIKRTATCLSWHPDGSCKLAVAYSSLGFQNISPDMSYDSYIWDIENPNKPEMTLKPVSLLVCLEYNPKDSHILVGGSYNGQIAYWDTRKGSQPVEMSTIEHSHRDPVYKVIWLQSKTGTDTFSASTDGQVLWWDIRKMSEPTERLVLDPNKKGNLDNALGAISLEFETTMPTKFMVGTEQGLVVSCNRKAKTPAEKIVCTYSGHHGPIYALQRNPFFPKNFLTVADWTARIWSEDIKESSIMWTKYHMAYLSDGCWSPVRPSVFFTVKMDGTLDVWDFLFKQNDPTLSLKVCDEALYSLRVQDNGRFLACGSQLGTATLLEISPGLCTLQRNEKALATAMFERETKREKILEARHREMRLKERSRSEQSKDEDTKEGDGEESVEELATRTEAEFYEIVEAELKKRAKEQEKKEKDVCEEKEV